A section of the Pseudomonas sp. FP453 genome encodes:
- a CDS encoding efflux RND transporter periplasmic adaptor subunit codes for MKHLTALLTASLLLAACSKEEAPPEQVRPVLSMEVKAEDQANLGRFAGTIQARYESNLGFRVPGRIARRAVDVGAEVEQGALLAVLDPTDQQNQLRAAQGDLAKVQAQFINAQANARRQQELFNRGVGAQAQLDVAQTDLKTTQASLDQAQAAVNQAKDQLNYAELRTDHAGIVTAWNAEAGQVVSAGQQVVTLARPDIKEAVIDLPAGLAERLPPDVVFLVAGQLDPSVHTTAIVREIEPQAQSATRTRRARLTLAETPPAFRLGTAISVTLSTAIAPRIEVPLSALQEVDGMTRIWLLDTQSRTVQPRDITVIRRDAGSAVLNGGVKPGERIVTAGVNSLKPGQTVKIDEDSPR; via the coding sequence ATGAAGCACCTGACGGCTTTGCTCACGGCCAGCCTGTTGCTCGCGGCGTGCTCCAAGGAAGAGGCGCCGCCCGAACAGGTGCGCCCGGTGTTGTCGATGGAAGTGAAAGCCGAGGACCAGGCCAACCTCGGCCGCTTCGCCGGTACGATCCAGGCGCGCTATGAAAGCAACCTGGGGTTCCGCGTGCCCGGGCGCATCGCCCGGCGTGCCGTGGATGTGGGCGCCGAAGTGGAGCAGGGCGCCTTGCTCGCGGTGCTCGACCCCACCGACCAGCAAAACCAGCTGCGCGCGGCCCAGGGTGACCTGGCCAAGGTGCAGGCGCAATTTATCAACGCCCAGGCCAACGCACGCCGCCAGCAGGAACTGTTCAACCGTGGCGTCGGTGCCCAGGCTCAGTTGGATGTGGCCCAGACCGACCTGAAAACCACCCAGGCCTCCCTGGATCAGGCACAGGCGGCGGTCAACCAGGCCAAGGACCAGCTCAACTACGCCGAGCTGCGCACCGACCACGCCGGCATCGTCACCGCCTGGAATGCCGAAGCCGGCCAGGTGGTCAGCGCCGGCCAGCAAGTGGTGACCCTGGCTCGCCCGGACATCAAGGAAGCGGTAATCGACCTGCCGGCCGGCCTCGCCGAACGGCTGCCGCCTGACGTGGTGTTCCTGGTCGCCGGGCAGCTCGACCCGAGCGTGCACACCACCGCCATCGTGCGCGAGATCGAACCCCAGGCGCAAAGCGCCACGCGCACCCGTCGCGCGCGCCTGACCCTGGCCGAGACGCCGCCCGCCTTCCGCCTGGGCACGGCGATCAGCGTGACCTTGAGCACCGCCATCGCGCCACGCATCGAAGTGCCGCTGAGCGCGTTGCAGGAGGTCGATGGCATGACCCGCATCTGGCTGCTCGACACCCAAAGCCGCACCGTGCAACCGCGTGACATCACCGTCATCCGCCGTGACGCCGGCAGCGCCGTGCTCAATGGCGGCGTCAAACCCGGCGAGCGCATCGTCACCGCCGGCGTGAACAGCCTGAAACCCGGGCAGACAGTC